In one Desulfocurvus vexinensis DSM 17965 genomic region, the following are encoded:
- a CDS encoding N-acetylneuraminate synthase family protein — protein MQTVRLGEREIGPGQPPLFVAELGICHRGRLDVALDNARAAAEAGAGCIKTELFHESEVRDPSATKTFSTRSGRHAVPLLEHMRRYQFTLEQHHQVKLLADELGLPFMATAHTRERVDFLVAIGASAVKIASPDIVHYPLIRYAAASGLVLFLDTGGAWQHEVEMAVKAARDAGCRQLVVNHNPDGHPAPPAGHNLRAIARYQELFGCPVGLSDHCDGYDMAFAAVVAGAHAVEKPVSEDRFIEECEHIWAVSRADLPGFVAALGRAWEALGQPARPMGPGLRPTSPHRVALVARRDLAPGEPITWDNVTFGKPRLGIGVELWDELEGRPLGRAVRAGAFIRFEDL, from the coding sequence ATGCAGACCGTCAGGCTGGGTGAGCGCGAGATCGGGCCCGGGCAGCCGCCGCTGTTCGTGGCCGAGCTGGGCATCTGCCACCGGGGGCGGCTGGACGTGGCGCTGGACAACGCCCGCGCCGCCGCCGAGGCCGGGGCCGGGTGCATCAAGACCGAGCTGTTCCACGAGTCCGAGGTGCGCGATCCCTCGGCCACCAAGACCTTTTCCACCCGCTCGGGCCGCCACGCGGTGCCCCTGCTGGAGCACATGCGCCGCTACCAGTTCACCCTGGAGCAGCACCACCAGGTCAAGCTGCTGGCCGACGAGCTGGGCCTGCCCTTCATGGCCACGGCCCACACCCGCGAGCGCGTGGACTTCCTGGTGGCCATCGGCGCCAGCGCGGTGAAGATCGCCTCGCCGGACATCGTGCATTATCCGCTCATCCGCTATGCGGCGGCCTCGGGGCTGGTGCTGTTCCTGGATACGGGCGGCGCCTGGCAGCACGAGGTGGAAATGGCCGTGAAGGCCGCGCGCGACGCGGGCTGCCGCCAGCTTGTGGTCAACCACAACCCCGACGGACACCCGGCCCCGCCCGCCGGGCACAACCTGCGCGCCATCGCCCGCTACCAGGAGCTTTTCGGCTGCCCCGTGGGCCTGTCGGACCACTGCGACGGCTACGACATGGCCTTCGCCGCCGTGGTCGCCGGGGCCCACGCCGTGGAGAAGCCCGTGTCCGAGGACCGCTTCATCGAGGAATGCGAGCATATCTGGGCCGTGAGCCGCGCCGACCTGCCGGGCTTCGTGGCCGCCCTGGGCCGGGCCTGGGAGGCCCTGGGCCAGCCCGCGCGGCCCATGGGCCCTGGGCTGCGGCCCACCTCGCCGCACCGCGTGGCCCTGGTGGCCCGGCGCGACCTGGCCCCCGGCGAGCCCATCACCTGGGACAACGTGACCTTCGGCAAGCCGCGCCTGGGCATCGGCGTGGAGCTTTGGGACGAACTGGAAGGCCGCCCCCTGGGCCGCGCCGTGCGCGCGGGGGCCTTCATCCGCTTCGAGGATTTGTGA